TGCTCGACTCGCTGATGCGCAGCAACGAGTCCCAGGTGCAGAACGCCTTCGACATCATCGAGAGCCACGACAAGCGCAAGGTCGCCCTGCTCGGCCTGAGTTTCAAGGCCGGCACCGACGACCTGCGCGAAAGCCCGCTGGTGGAACTGGCCGAGCGTCTGATCGGCAAGGGCTACGAGCTGAACATCTACGACCAGAACGTCCAGTACGCCCGCGTCCACGGTGCCAACAAGGACTATATCGAGTCGAAGATCCCCCATGTCTCATCCTTGCTCAACGCCGACTTCGACCAGGTGGTGAACAACGCCGAGATCATCGTGCTGGGTAACCGCGACGAGCAGTTCCGCGCCCTGGCCCAGCAGGCGCCGGAAGGCAAGCAGGTGATCGACCTGGTCGGCTTCATGAGCAAGCCGACCTGCGCCACCAGCCGCACCGAAGGTATCTGCTGGTAAACCCGGCAGGGCGGCGCGTCCCTCCCCAGCGCGCCGCCCTTGCCCCCTGAATTCTCGACGGATGCCGAACATGCAAAGGCTTCAGACCCTGCTGCTGCAATGCGCCGGCTGGCTGCTCTACATGAGCCTGCTGATGCTGATCGCCCTGGCGTTGCCCAGCGACATCTTCGACTCGCAATCGAAGCATTTCATTTTCCTGGTCGGCGCCGTCGGCATCTGGCGCTACTCCATGGGCGCCACCCATTTCATCCGCGGCATGCTGTTCCTGTACATCGTCTACCCCTACCTGCGGCGCAAGGTGCAGAAGCTGGGCAAGGCCGCCGACCCGTCGCACGTGTACCTGATGGTCACCAGCTTTCGCATCGAGGCCCTGACCACCGCCCAGGTGTACAGCTCGGTGATCCGCGAGGCGATCGACTGCGGCTACCCCACCACGGTGGTCTGCTCGCTGGTGGAGAAGTCCGACGAGCTGCTGGTGAAAAGCCTGTGGGCCAAGTACAACCCGCCCGCCCACGTCACCCTGGACATCGTGCGCATCGCCGGCACCGGCAAGCGCGACGGCCTGGCCTATGGTTTCCGCGCTATCTCGCGGATGCTGCCGGATGAGAACGCCGTGGTGGCGGTGATCGACGGCGACACCGTGCTGGCCGAAGGCGTGGTGCGCAAGACCGTGCCGTGGTTCCGCCTGTACCCCAACGTCGGTGGCCTGACCACCAACGAATTCTGCGAAGTGCGCGGCGGCTACATCATGAGCGAGTGGCACAAGCTGCGCTTCGCCCAGCGCCACATCAACATGTGCTCGATGGCGCTGAGCAAGCGCGTGCTGACCATGACCGGGCGCATGTCGATGTTCCGCGCCAGCGTGGTGACCAACCCCGAGTTCATCGCCGACGTCGAGAGCGACTCGCTGATGCACTGGCGCCTGGGCCGCTTCAAGTTCCTCACCGGCGACGACAAGTCCAGCTGGTTCAGCCTGATGCGCCTGGGCTACGACACCTTCTACGTGCCCGATGCCGCCATCAACACGGTCGAGCACCCGCCGGAGAAGAGCTTCGTCAAGGCCAGCCGCAAGCTGATGTACCGCTGGTACGGCAACAACCTGCGGCAGAACTCCCGCGCCCTGGGCCTGGGCCTCAAGCGCCTGGGGCTGTTCACCAGCATCGTGCTGCTCGACCAGCGCGTGTCGATGTGGACCAGCCTGCTGGGGCTGACCGTGGCGGTGATCGCCAGCTTCAAGTTCGGCCTGCAGTTCCTGCTGGTGTACCTGCTGTGGATCGGCATCACCCGCCTGATCCTCACCGTGATGCTGCTGTGCTCGGGCCACAACGTGGGGCCGGCCTACCCGCTGATTCTCTATTACAACCAGATCGTCGGCGCGGTGATGAAGATCTACGTGTTCTTCCGCCTCGACAAGCAGTCCTGGACCCGCCAGCCCACTGCCCTCAAGCGCGACCTGGCCAGCTTTCAACAATGGTTCAACACCTGGTCCTCGCGGACCATGACCTTCTCGGCCGCGAGCATCTTCGTCGCCGTGCTGTTCATGGTCGTGTGAGCCCCCCGGATCGGATAACAGGAACGAATATCGCCATGAATACCGCCGTGAACGTCAATGTCGTGCATGAGTCCGAAGCGCAGCGCCAGCACGCCCGGGTACGCATCCCCGCCAAGCTGCGCTACCTGGACGGCAACCGCGAGCCGCACGAAGTGAAGGTTGACGACCTGTCCGCCGGGGGCCTGTCCTTCCACGCCAAGAAAGCCCTGCCGGTGAACGAGGTGTTGCGCGGCCGCCTGCAGTTCGTGGTCGACAACCTCGGGCTGTCGATGGATGTCGAGATCCTGGTGCGCACCAGCAACACCGAGACCGGCCGCACCGGCGCCGAATTCCAGAACCTCGAACCACGTGACATCGCCACCCTGCGCCACATCATCACCAGCCACTTGTCGGGGGAGCTGATCAGCGTCGGCGATGTGCTCAGTACCCTGCAACGCGACAACTTCACCAAGGCACGCAAGCAGAAGGATTCTGGCTCAGGCCTGTCGGCGTTCGGCCGCCTGCGCGCGGTCACCGTCACCGCCGGGGTGTTCGTGGTCGGCCTGGTGGCCTTCGGCTTCGTCGCCAAGTCGCTGTATGGCTTGTACTTCGTCAGCCACGCCGAGGCCGGCGTGGTCGCGGTGCCCACCACCAACGTCACCATGCCCCGCGACGGCAGCCTGCAGAGCCTGGTGGAAAGTGGTGCAACGGTGAGCAAGGGCGCGCCGCTGGCGACCTTCAACACCAGCATGCTCGACCTGCTCAAGGGCCACCTGGACGACTCGCAGCTGGAACCTGCCAAGGTCGAGGAACTGTTCGGCAAGCAGCTCTCCGGCACCCTCACCAGCCCTTGCGACTGCGTGGTGTCGCGCCAACTGGTGGACGACGGCCAGTACGCCAGCAAGGGCCAGGCGGTGTTCGCGCTGATCCCGCGCACCACCACGCCGACCGTGGAGGCGCGCTTCAGCTACCGCCAGTTCGACGAGGTGAAGCCGGGTACCCGGGTCAACTTCCAGGTGGCCGGCGAGGACGAAGTGCGCACTGGCCGGATTGTCGGCAGCAGCAGCCTGGACATCGACAACCTGGCCGCCGACATCCGTGTGCAGATCAAGCCTGACGAAAGCCTGCCGGCCGAGCTTGCCGGCCGCCCGGCCGCGGTCAACAGCGACCGTGGGCCGTCGCTCAACTGGCTGATCGACAAGGCCGTGGCCCGCGGGCTGTAAGAGGAACGGATCATGAAACCTTTCAATCGTGATTCTGCCGTGGTGTCGGTGTCGCCGGTGTTGCGAGGGCTGCGCCCTCGATCGCGGCTGAAGGCCGCTCCTACAGAGTCCGCGCCAGCCCTGATCGACTCGATCCCTGTAGGAGCGGCCTTCAGCCGCGATCGGGTGCGCAGCGCCCGTTCGCTGGCCTGGTGTGCCCTGGCCGCCGCCATCACCCTGGCCGGCTGCGCCGGCCTGCCCGACCAGCGCCTGGCCAACGAAGCGCTCAAGCGCGGCGACACCGCCACCGCAGAACGCAACTACAAGGCCCTGGCCGACCTCGGCTACAGCGACGCGCAAGTCGGTTTGGCCGACCTCAACGTCGCCACCCGCGACCCAGCCAAGCTCAAGGAGGCCGAGGCCACCTATCGCGCCGCGGCCGCCACCTCGCCCCGCGCCCAGGCCCGCCTTGGCCGCCTGCTGGTGGCCAAGCCCGACAGCACCCAGGCCGAACGCGAAGAGGCCGAAACACTGCTCAAGCGCGCGGCGCAACAGGGCGAGGGCAACACCCTGATCCCGCTGGCGATGCTCTACCTGCAATACCCGCAGAGCTTCCCCAGCATCAACGCCCAGCAGCAGATCGACCAGTGGCGCGCCGCCGGCAATCCAGAGGCGGGCCTGGCCCAGGTGCTGCTCTATCGCACCCAGGGCACCTACGACCAGCACCTGGGCGAGGTGGAAAAGATCTGCAAGGCAGCCCTGGCCACCACCGACATCTGCTACGTCGAGCTGGCCACCGTCTACCAGAAACGCGCCCAGCCCGACCAGCAGGCCGCGCTATTGGAGCAGCTCAAAGCCGCCCATGCTCGTGGCGCGGTACCAGCCACCCGGGTCGACAGCGTCGCCCGCGTGCTGGCCGACCGCAGCCTGGGGCAGACCGACGAAAAGACCGCGAAAGATCTGCTCGAGCACGTCGCCCCGGCCAACCCGGCCTCCTGGGTCAGCCTGGCCCAGCTGCTTTACGACTTCCCCGAACTGGGCGACACCGACCAACTGATGGCCTACATCGACAAGGGCCGCGAAGCCGAACAACCCCGCGCCGAGCTGCTGCTGGGCCGCCTCTACTACGAAGGCAAGACCGTACCGGCCGACGCGCCGAAGGCCGAGCAGCACCTTCAGGCCGCCGCCGACGCCGGCGAGATCAGCGCCGACTACTACCTCGGCCAGCTCTATCGCCGCGGCTACCTGGGCAATGTCGAACCGCAGAAAGCCGTCGACCACCTGCTCAACGCCGCCCGTGGCGGCCAGCTCAGCGCCGACTACGCCCTGGCCCAGCTGTTCAGCGAAGGCCACGGCATCCGCACCGAGCCGGCCAACGCCTGGGTGTTCGCCCAGCTGGCCCAGGCCAACCCGTCCGAGCAGTCCAGCGCGCTGCTGCAACAGCTCGACCAGCAACTGACGCCCGCCCAGCGCAGCCAGGCGCAAAACCTGCTGGCCCAGGAAAAGCAGGCCCGTGCCGGCATGCTCCAGCGTGCCAGCAGCCCCCTGGCCATCGAAGCGCTGCAAGACGACAACGACGACGTAGACGCCGAGGATTCGCTATGACGCTCAACCCCTTCGTGAAAGCCGGCATCGGCCTGGGCTTCGCCCTGCTGTGGTCGATGCCGACCCTCGCCCAGGAAACCGCGCAGAAGAACTTCGGCCTGGACGTGAAGATCACCGGCCAGTCCGAGGACGACCGCGACCTCGGCACCCGCTCCGGCGGCGACGTCAACGGCCTGGGCCTGGACCTGCGCCCCTGGGTGTACGGCGAGCGCGGCAACTGGAGCGCCTACGCCATGGGCCAGGCGGTGGCCGCCACCGACATCATCGAGACCGACACCCTGCGCGCCTCCGACACCGGCGCCGCCATCGACACCGGCGACGACAGCCGCAAGCCGGACAAGAGCTACCTGGCCATGCGCGAATTCTGGGTCGGCTACAGCGGCTTCACGCCCTACCCCGGCGAACAACTGCGCTTCGGCCGCCAGCGCCTGCGCAGCGACGACGGCATGTGGCGCGACACCAACATCGAAGCGCTGAACTGGACCTTCGACACCACCCTGCTCAAGGCCGACCTGGGCGTGGCCCAGCGCTTCAGCGAGTACCGCACCGACCTCACCGAACTGGCCCCGCAAGACAAGGACCGCACCCATGTCTACGGCAACATCGCCACGCAGTGGACGCCCGGCCACTGGGTCGGTCTGCGCGCCCACCACAGCCACGACGGCGGCAGCCTGAAGAACCCCGGCGAAACCGTCGACGCCCTCGACAAGACCCGCACCGGCGACCTCACCTGGCTGGGCCTGGAAGCCAACAGCGACGCCTACAACTGGCGCAACGACCATACCGTCAACTACTGGGGCAGCGTCACCTGGCTGACCGGTGACCGCGATACGCTGAGCAGCCAGGCCATCGGCAACGAGCAGGTCGCCACCGGCAAGCAGAGTGGCGACGTCAACGCCTGGGGCACCGACCTGGGCATCCGCCTGCGCCTGGACCCGCAATGGCAGGTCGGCGCGGCCTATGCCCGGGGCAGCGGCGGCGGTGGCAGCGATGGTTCGAACAACTTCGAGCAGACGGGCCTGGAGAGCAACCGCTCCAACTTCACCGGCACCCGCTCACGCGTGCACCGCTTCGGCGAAGCCTTCCGCGGCGAGCTGGGCAACCTGCAGGCGGCCACCCTGTTCGCCTCCTGGCAGCTGCGCGACGACTACGACGCCAGCCTCATCTACCACAAGTTCTGGCGTGTCGACGGCAAGCAGAACATCGGCTCCAGCGGCATCAACGCGGTGGTCGACGACGGCGGCGTCACCCGCCCGCTGGTGCAGGGCGAGAAAGACCTCGGCCAGGAAATGGACGTGGTGGTGACCAAGTACTTCAAGCAGGGCCTGCTGCCGGCCTCGCTGAGCCAGTCGATCGACGAACCGTCGGCCCTGGTGCGCCTGCGCGCCGGCGTGTTCAAGCCGGGCGACGCCTATGGCAAAGAGGCCGACTCGTACATGCACCGCGCCTTCGTCGACGTGATCTGGCGCTACTGAGGCCGGGAGAGGAAGCCATGAACCTGCACCCGAACCTTCGCCACAGCCTGCTCGCCAGCGCCCTGCTGCTGGCCGCCGGCCTCGCCCAGGCCGCCGAGCCCGAGATGGCCAAAGGGCTGCAACAGGCCAAGACCTACACCGTCGCCAGCGCGCCGATCGAGCCGCTGCTGATGGACCCACCCAAGCTGCCCGACCTGTCCGGCTACACCGCCCAGGCCGTGCAGCGCAAGATCGACCGCGCCCACAAGGGCAAGGTCAGCGTGCGCCGCATGCTCCAGGAGGACACCCTCAAGGAGTTCGTCGGCGGCGACAACAAGGGCGCCGAATGGGTGCGCCGCCAGCACGGCATTCCCCAGGCGATCTTCATCGACGACGGGCATGTCGACCTGGTCGAACTCAGCAAGCAGGTGCCCGGCCAGTACCTGCGCGAAACCGCGCCAGGCGTCTACCTCGCCCGCCTGCCGATCGTGGTCGGGCACAAGGGCGTGCTGGAGATCGACGGCAAGGTCAAGGAACTGCGCCTGTCCGAGGAAGGCGGTGCGTTCATCGTCAACGACGGCAAGCTGTTCGTCACCGACACCCAGGTGACCGGCTGGCGTGAGCGAGCCAATGGCCCGGCCACCTTCCAGAAGCCCGACGCATTCCGTCCGTTCCTGCTCAGCTGGGGCGGCACCGAGACCTACATCGTCAACAGCAAGATGGCCAGCTTCGGTTACTCGAAGTCCAAGTCCTATGGTGTGAGCATTTCCCAGTACACGCCGAACATGGCCAAGCAGATGGGCCGCGCCGAACCCACCGGCTGGATCCTCGGTTCCGAGTTCAGCGACATGTGGTACGGCTTCTACTGCTACGAAACCCAGGACTTCGTGGTCAAGGATTCGCTGTACCGCGACAACATCGTCTACGGCATCGACCCCCACGACCGTTCGCACCGCCTGATCATCGCCGGCAACACCGTGCACGGCACCAGGAAGAAGCACGGGATCATCGTTTCCCGCGAGGTCAACGACAGCTGGATCATCAACAACAAGAGCTACGACAACAAGCTCTCGGGCGTGGTGATCGACCGCAACAGCGTCAACAACCTGATCGCCTACAACGAGATCTACCGCAACCACACCGACGGCATCACCTTGTACGAGAGCGGCGACAACCTGATCTGGGGCAACAAGCTGATCAACAACCGCCGCCACGGCATCCGCGTGCGCAACAGCGTGAACATCCGCCTGTACGAGAACGTCGCCATGGCCAACGGCCTGGTGGGGGTGTACGGGCACATCAAGGACCTCTCCGACACCGACCGCGACATCGCCCTCGACCCGTTCGACACCAAGGTGTCGCTGATCGTGGTCGGTGGCGAGCTGGCGGCCAACGGCTCCGGCCCGCTGTCGATCGACTCGCCGCTGTCGGTGGAGTTGTACAAGGTGTCGATGCTGATGCCGCGCAAGGCCAACGGCATCAGCTTCAACGGCGTGCTCGGCGAACGCCAGGACGAAATCCTCGACCTGCTGGTGCGCCAGCAGAAAGCCGTGCTGATCGACCCGGTCGAGCGCCAGACCGAAATGATCGACTAAGGAAGCCCAGACCATGACTCCACACCTGATGAAACTGCTGGGCCTGTCCGCCGCCCTCCTGGCCATCAGCCAGGGCGTGCGCGCCGAGGACGCCAAGGCACCGACCTTCACCGCCGAGCCGTGCTGCCAACTGTGCCCCGAGGCCCACGACGCCCGCCGCTACACCACGCGCTATCAACAGAACTTCACCACCCTGGTGCAAGCCCAGGGCGACTGGCTGTTCCGTACCCGCGAAGACCTGCGCACCGAGTTCGACACCACCCCGGGCGGCTACAAGCGCCTGCAGCAGGTACACGACGCGTTCAAGAAGCGCGGCGTCGAGCTGGTGGTGGTGTACCAGCCGACCCGTGGCCTGGTGAACCGCAACATGCTCAAGCCTGAAGAGAAAGCCGCCTTCGATTACCAGAAAGCCCTGGGCAACTACCAGGCCATGCTCCAGCGCTTCGCCAGGATGGGCTACAACGTGCCTGACCTGTCGCCGCTGACCAACGAACAGCTGGCCGCGGCCGACCAGGGCAAGGATTTCTACTTCCGTGGCGACCAGCACTGGACGCCCTACGGCGCCGAGCGCGCGGCGAAGATCGTGGCCGACACCGTGCACAAGATGCCGGCGTTCGCAGGCATCCCACGCAAAGAGTTCGAGACCAGGAAGTCCGGGCGCATGGGCAAGACCGGCACCCTGCACAACGTTGCCGGCCAGCTGTGCGGCACCAGCTACGCGGTGCAGTACATGGACCAGTTCGCCACCGAGCCCAAGGGCGGAGCCAGCGGCGGCGACGACCTGTTCGGCGACTCGGGCAACGCGCAGATCACCCTGGTCGGCACCAGCCACAGCGGCAAGAACTACAACTTCTCGGGTTTCCTGGAGCAGTACATCGGCGCCGACGTGCTCAACGTCGCCTTCCCCGGCGGCGGCCTGGAGGGTTCGATGATCCAGTACCTGGGCAGCGAGGAGTTCCAGAACAACCCGCCGAAGATCCTGATCTGGGAGTTCTCCCCGCTCTACCGCCTCGACCAGGAAACCATCTGGCGGCAGATCCTCGCATTGCTCGACGACGGCTGCGATGGCCGACCTGCGCAGATGAGCGCCAGCGCCACCCTCAAGCCCGGCAAGAACGAGCTGATGGTCAACGGCAAGGGCGGCGTGATCAAGGACCTGGTCAACCGCAACCACCAGTTCGACATCCGTTTCGAGGACACCTCGGTGAAGGTGCTGCAGGCCACCCTCTGGTACCTGAACGGGCGCCACGAGGACCTCAAGATCGAGAAGCCCGAGACCTCCGACACCGACGGGCGCTTCGTCTTCCAGATGCGCGAGGACGAGGACTGGGCCGGGCAGAACCTGCTCGCCCTGGAAGTCCAGGGGCCGGAAAGCGGCACCCAGAAAGTCGAAGCGAAACTGTGCAAACGCAACAACTTCGCCGGCAATGCGCAGCACACCGCGCATGCCGGCCAGTGAGGCGACCATGACCATCATCAACAGCAAGACCGCACCCGCCCTGCTCGCCCTTGCCCTGTTCGGCGGCGCGGCGCAGGCCGCGCTGGTGCCGCCCCAGGGTTACTACGAGGGCATCGAGAAGCTCAAGACCAGCGACGGCGACTTCCGTTGCGAGGCCGCGCCCCGGCCCTACACCGGTTCGTTGCGCTTTCGCAGCAAGTACGAGGGGTCGGACAAGGCCCGGGCGACGCTCAACGTCGCCTCGGAAAAGGCCTTCCGTGCCTCCACCAAGGACATCACCACCCTGGAGAAGGGCGTCAGCAAGATGGTCGGCCAGTACATGCGCGACGGCCGCCCGGCGCAGCTCGACTGCGCGCTGACCTGGCTGGGTACCTGGGCGCGCGCCGATGCGCTGATGTCCACCGACTACAACCACACCGGCAAGTCCATGCGCAAATGGGCGCTGGGCAGCATGAGCGGCTCGTGGCTGCGCCTGAAGTTCTCCAACTCGCAGCCGCTGGCCGCGCACCAGGCCGAGGCCGAGCAGATCGAGAAATGGTTCGCCCGCCTGGCCCAGCAGACCGTGCGCGACTGGAGCGACCTGCCCCTGGACAAGATCAACAACCACAGTTACTGGGCGGCCTGGTCGGTGATGGCCACCGCTGTCGCGACCGACCGCCGCGACCTGTTCGACTGGGCCATCAAGGAATACAAAGTCGGCGCCAACCAGGTCGACGAGCAGGGCTTCCTGCCCAACGAACTCAAGCGCCGCCAGCGCGCCCTGGCCTACCACAACTACGCCCTGCCGCCGCTGGCGATGATCGCCAGCTTCGCCCAGGCCAATGGCGTGGACCTGCGCAAGGAAAACAACTTCGCCCTGCAACGCCTGGGTGAGGGCGTGCTGGCCGGTGCTCGCGACCCGAGCCAGTTCACCGCCCACGCCGGCGTGAAACAGGACCTGCACGACCTGAAGATCGACAGCAAGTACGCCTGGCTCGAACCCTGGTGCGCGCTGTACCACTGCGTCGGCGACACCCTGGAACGCAAGCACGACATGCAGCCGTTCGACAGTTTCAGGCTGGGCGGGGATGTGACCCGGGTCTACGACCCGGGCGCGGAATCGAAGAAGTAAATCAAAACCCTGTAGGAGCGGATTCATCCGCGATGGCGTCGGCAGGCGCACAACGGCTGCCATGACGACCGCAATCGCGGATGAATCCGCGCCTACAGGGGCCAGGTGCCCCCTGCATTTTCGTGGGGGGTTTGGGGGGCGCTTTTGCCCCGGATGCTGTGAACAACAAGGAGAACCGGGATGGTCTTCTCGTCCAATGTGTTCCTGTTCCTGTTCCTGCCGGTTTTCCTCGGCTTGTACTACTTGAGCGGGCAACGCTATCGCAACCTGCTGTTGCTGGTGGCCAGCTACATCTTCTATGCCTGGTGGCGGGTGGACTTCCTCGCCCTGTTCGCCGGGGTCACCCTGTGGAACTACTGGATCGGCCTGAAAGTCGGCGCCGCCGGCGTGCGCACCAAGCCTGCCCAGCGCTGGCTGCTGCTGGGGGTGGCGGTCGACCTGTCGATCCTCGGCTACTTCAAGTACGCCAACTTTGGTGTCGACAGCCTCAACGCCATCATCACCTCGTTCGGGCTGGAGCCGTTCATCCTCACCCACGTGCTGCTGCCGATCGGCATCTCGTTCTACATCTTCGAGTCGATCAGCTACATCATCGACGTGTACCGCGGCGACACCCCGGCCACCCGCAACCTGATCGACTTCGCCGCGTTCGTGGCGATCTTCCCGCACTTGATCGCCGGCCCCGTGCTGCGCTTCAAGGACCTGGTCGATCAGTTCAACAACCGCACCCACACCCTCGACAAGTTCTCCGAAGGCTGCACGCGCTTCATGCAGGGTTTCATCAAGAAGGTGTTCATCGCCGACACCCTGGCGGTGGTGGCCGACCATTGCTTCGCCCTGCAAAACCCGACCACGGGCGATGCCTGGCTCGGCGCGCTGGCCTACACCGCGCAGCTGTACTTCGACTTCTCTGGCTACAGCGACATGGCCATCGGCCTGGGGCTGATGATGGGCTTCCGCTTCATGGAGAACTTCAAGCAGCCGTACATCAGCCAGTCGATCACCGAGTTCTGGCGGCGCTGGCACATCAGCCTGTCGACCTGGCTGCGCGACTACCTGTACATCACCCTGGGTGGCAACCGCAAAGGCACCTTCAACACCTACCGCAACCTGTTCCTGACCATGCTGCTGGGCGGGCTGTGGCACGGCGCCAACTTCACCTACATCCTCTGGGGCGCCTGGCACGGCATGTGGCTGGCCATCGAGCGGGCACTGGGCATCGACACCAACCCGCAGCGCTTCAACCCGGTGAAGTGGGCCTTCACCTTCCTGCTGGTGGTGGTCGGCTGGGTGATCTTCCGCGCCGAGAACCTGCACGTGGCCGCGCGCATGTACGGCGCCATGTTCAGCTTCGGCGACTGGCAGCTGTCGGAGCTCAACCGCGCCAACCTCACCGGCCTGCAAGTGGCCACGCTGGTGGTCGCCTACCTGACCCTGGCGTTCTTCGGCCTGCGCGATTTCTACCGCCATGCCCAGCCGACCCCGAGCGCCACGCCGGTGCAGGTCAACGCCGACGGCTCGGTGGGCCTGGACTGGACGCGGATCTTGACCCGCGCCCTGGTGCTGCTGCTGTTCGTCGCCTCGGTGCTCAAGCTCTCGGCGCAGAGCTACTCGCCGTTCCTCTACTTCCAGTTCTGAGGCCCTGACCATGAACCGGACACTTCGCATCACCTATTCACTGTCGTTCATGGGCCTGCTGGTCGGGCTCGGCGCCTGGTCGGTCGGCGGGCTGGACAGCTTCAGCCGCACCGGGCAGATGACCCTGCTCGACGGCAAGCTGGCCAAGGCCGCCGAAACCCACTACGACGAACAGTTCCCGATCAAGCGCGTCGGCACCAACCTGTGGGCCGCGCTGGACTACAAGCTGTTCAACGAAGGCCGCCCCGGCGTTGTGCTGGGCCGCGACCAGTGGCTGTTCAGCGACGAGGAGTTCAAGCCCACCGCCGGTGCCGAACAACAGATGCAGGACAA
This genomic stretch from Pseudomonas entomophila harbors:
- a CDS encoding glycosyltransferase family 2 protein, which codes for MQRLQTLLLQCAGWLLYMSLLMLIALALPSDIFDSQSKHFIFLVGAVGIWRYSMGATHFIRGMLFLYIVYPYLRRKVQKLGKAADPSHVYLMVTSFRIEALTTAQVYSSVIREAIDCGYPTTVVCSLVEKSDELLVKSLWAKYNPPAHVTLDIVRIAGTGKRDGLAYGFRAISRMLPDENAVVAVIDGDTVLAEGVVRKTVPWFRLYPNVGGLTTNEFCEVRGGYIMSEWHKLRFAQRHINMCSMALSKRVLTMTGRMSMFRASVVTNPEFIADVESDSLMHWRLGRFKFLTGDDKSSWFSLMRLGYDTFYVPDAAINTVEHPPEKSFVKASRKLMYRWYGNNLRQNSRALGLGLKRLGLFTSIVLLDQRVSMWTSLLGLTVAVIASFKFGLQFLLVYLLWIGITRLILTVMLLCSGHNVGPAYPLILYYNQIVGAVMKIYVFFRLDKQSWTRQPTALKRDLASFQQWFNTWSSRTMTFSAASIFVAVLFMVV
- a CDS encoding alginate biosynthesis protein Alg44; its protein translation is MNTAVNVNVVHESEAQRQHARVRIPAKLRYLDGNREPHEVKVDDLSAGGLSFHAKKALPVNEVLRGRLQFVVDNLGLSMDVEILVRTSNTETGRTGAEFQNLEPRDIATLRHIITSHLSGELISVGDVLSTLQRDNFTKARKQKDSGSGLSAFGRLRAVTVTAGVFVVGLVAFGFVAKSLYGLYFVSHAEAGVVAVPTTNVTMPRDGSLQSLVESGATVSKGAPLATFNTSMLDLLKGHLDDSQLEPAKVEELFGKQLSGTLTSPCDCVVSRQLVDDGQYASKGQAVFALIPRTTTPTVEARFSYRQFDEVKPGTRVNFQVAGEDEVRTGRIVGSSSLDIDNLAADIRVQIKPDESLPAELAGRPAAVNSDRGPSLNWLIDKAVARGL
- the algK gene encoding alginate biosynthesis TPR repeat lipoprotein AlgK, with amino-acid sequence MKPFNRDSAVVSVSPVLRGLRPRSRLKAAPTESAPALIDSIPVGAAFSRDRVRSARSLAWCALAAAITLAGCAGLPDQRLANEALKRGDTATAERNYKALADLGYSDAQVGLADLNVATRDPAKLKEAEATYRAAAATSPRAQARLGRLLVAKPDSTQAEREEAETLLKRAAQQGEGNTLIPLAMLYLQYPQSFPSINAQQQIDQWRAAGNPEAGLAQVLLYRTQGTYDQHLGEVEKICKAALATTDICYVELATVYQKRAQPDQQAALLEQLKAAHARGAVPATRVDSVARVLADRSLGQTDEKTAKDLLEHVAPANPASWVSLAQLLYDFPELGDTDQLMAYIDKGREAEQPRAELLLGRLYYEGKTVPADAPKAEQHLQAAADAGEISADYYLGQLYRRGYLGNVEPQKAVDHLLNAARGGQLSADYALAQLFSEGHGIRTEPANAWVFAQLAQANPSEQSSALLQQLDQQLTPAQRSQAQNLLAQEKQARAGMLQRASSPLAIEALQDDNDDVDAEDSL
- a CDS encoding alginate export family protein; this translates as MTLNPFVKAGIGLGFALLWSMPTLAQETAQKNFGLDVKITGQSEDDRDLGTRSGGDVNGLGLDLRPWVYGERGNWSAYAMGQAVAATDIIETDTLRASDTGAAIDTGDDSRKPDKSYLAMREFWVGYSGFTPYPGEQLRFGRQRLRSDDGMWRDTNIEALNWTFDTTLLKADLGVAQRFSEYRTDLTELAPQDKDRTHVYGNIATQWTPGHWVGLRAHHSHDGGSLKNPGETVDALDKTRTGDLTWLGLEANSDAYNWRNDHTVNYWGSVTWLTGDRDTLSSQAIGNEQVATGKQSGDVNAWGTDLGIRLRLDPQWQVGAAYARGSGGGGSDGSNNFEQTGLESNRSNFTGTRSRVHRFGEAFRGELGNLQAATLFASWQLRDDYDASLIYHKFWRVDGKQNIGSSGINAVVDDGGVTRPLVQGEKDLGQEMDVVVTKYFKQGLLPASLSQSIDEPSALVRLRAGVFKPGDAYGKEADSYMHRAFVDVIWRY
- the algG gene encoding mannuronan 5-epimerase AlgG — its product is MNLHPNLRHSLLASALLLAAGLAQAAEPEMAKGLQQAKTYTVASAPIEPLLMDPPKLPDLSGYTAQAVQRKIDRAHKGKVSVRRMLQEDTLKEFVGGDNKGAEWVRRQHGIPQAIFIDDGHVDLVELSKQVPGQYLRETAPGVYLARLPIVVGHKGVLEIDGKVKELRLSEEGGAFIVNDGKLFVTDTQVTGWRERANGPATFQKPDAFRPFLLSWGGTETYIVNSKMASFGYSKSKSYGVSISQYTPNMAKQMGRAEPTGWILGSEFSDMWYGFYCYETQDFVVKDSLYRDNIVYGIDPHDRSHRLIIAGNTVHGTRKKHGIIVSREVNDSWIINNKSYDNKLSGVVIDRNSVNNLIAYNEIYRNHTDGITLYESGDNLIWGNKLINNRRHGIRVRNSVNIRLYENVAMANGLVGVYGHIKDLSDTDRDIALDPFDTKVSLIVVGGELAANGSGPLSIDSPLSVELYKVSMLMPRKANGISFNGVLGERQDEILDLLVRQQKAVLIDPVERQTEMID
- a CDS encoding alginate O-acetyltransferase, with the translated sequence MTPHLMKLLGLSAALLAISQGVRAEDAKAPTFTAEPCCQLCPEAHDARRYTTRYQQNFTTLVQAQGDWLFRTREDLRTEFDTTPGGYKRLQQVHDAFKKRGVELVVVYQPTRGLVNRNMLKPEEKAAFDYQKALGNYQAMLQRFARMGYNVPDLSPLTNEQLAAADQGKDFYFRGDQHWTPYGAERAAKIVADTVHKMPAFAGIPRKEFETRKSGRMGKTGTLHNVAGQLCGTSYAVQYMDQFATEPKGGASGGDDLFGDSGNAQITLVGTSHSGKNYNFSGFLEQYIGADVLNVAFPGGGLEGSMIQYLGSEEFQNNPPKILIWEFSPLYRLDQETIWRQILALLDDGCDGRPAQMSASATLKPGKNELMVNGKGGVIKDLVNRNHQFDIRFEDTSVKVLQATLWYLNGRHEDLKIEKPETSDTDGRFVFQMREDEDWAGQNLLALEVQGPESGTQKVEAKLCKRNNFAGNAQHTAHAGQ